The genomic stretch TTTATCCATGTGGACATTaatccatatatatttttttcccatatatttttatcttcatatatattaccaaACAAAGGATCTATTTCATAACTACATCTTTTTCCATTTCCATTTATCATAGAAGAATTATTTAGAGATTCATTTGTAGTTAATTcgttatatatgtttttcgtattatcattaaaaaGTTTACATGCGAAAAAATCAGgatctatattattttcttcacatTGTGgtattttatgatattcaATTTCTATACCTAATTTTAGGTATCCgtatttattctttatagtcatttttttttatttattatctcTTACGTAAATAATTATagcttataaaatatttaccatgaatatatacatatatatatatatatatatatattttattatttagataaaggataaaatataaaaaaataaaaaataaaatatacatatatttatatatatgataatatatttatgggtatatatacaaatgaataaatttcattaaaaataattaaataaataaatcatgcatattaatatatttattcttatacTATTTAGTAcgtgaagaaaaatattattacatataatattaaatatatatatatatatatatatatatatatatatatatatatatattaatataatatatttataaattcgtATGTTGTTTTCTCCTACATGTTTAGTATATCTTATATTTtagatatatcatataaaggtttatgaaaaaaggaaatttatatttatatatcatattttatttttttttgttaaacattaaaaaaaaatatatatatatatatatatatataaaataaattgtaGTAAAATATAagcaatatttatatatcacatggtgtataaataaataaaaatattataatgaaaaaagataAGATGTtcatgaaataataatatatatgaatatacatacatacttatatatatatatatatatgattaattctcttaaaaaataaaaaaaaaaatgtaatcctatttgtattattcatTTAAGCATAAATTAACATCATAATTAAAATTgttaaaaagataaaaatctgtaatttttttctttgactttacagaaaaaaatatatatatatttttatagaaaTACATAATGacaatagaaaaaatattggaataatatatactcgTTTTTTGGGGTATATATGGATTTATTGTAATTAAAAAGAgaagcacatatatatatatatatatatatataatattatattcgtCACTTGTTTTGTATTTCTATCAAAGggatttataaatttaaatatttatataaagtaGGTAAATAAATGGATatggatttatatatattaatacacaGGCCCTATGAAAAGTGTaataagtaaataaatatgttagATGTTTgtcataattttataataaataaaaatagaacacacatatgtttttttttttttatttttttatttttttattttattttttttttttttcctgttGTTGtctttatataaacatattgaACAATATTACGTTGTAGGaataaattttctttataaactTTGGAAAAGACTTAATTcaattataaatacataactATTCTAAATATGATCatgacaaaaaaatattatatgtgtaagtttatttatttaattaaaaaaccTTTATGGtagtattaataaaataaaaataaaaatttcttttttattttatatatatatatatatatatatatatatattatttgtatataataaataacccacctataatattcaaaacattgaattatatatttttaaaaaggcGGAAATGTCaaataatacaataaaaatatattcatatatttttttttttttttttcttggttTTTTCTacataacataaaaaaatattattgtaaaatatgttaaaatttataaatatgaaaaaaaaaaaaaaaaaaattcaccAAAAATgttcagaaaaaaaaatacataaaagaaaaaatatataatatatattagaaatatatatatataatatatataatatatatattatattcattttttgagaaaaaacaaaaaacaaaagttgtcaattttgttattatttttttcaagataacacaataattatattgataaattaaatattatattatatatattatttgattctttggtaaataattttatataggttaaaaaaataataaacatttatatatatatatataatattatatgtatatattatatatatatatatattataatatatatatttaaaatatgtattttttataataaattataaaaaaaaagaaaaaaaataaagtagcacttttagatatatttttttaaaataatatcaatgataatatataattattttatgcatattatatatgaaatgaacaaaattatacgcataaatgtaatattataaaattaaaatatattatttatgtataaaaaaataaaatatatagtgtaaatgcatatttttataaatatatttattaaattatttttcaagaaaaaaaaaaacatttattctttatattatatattatatatatgtattatatatttaataaaaataatatattgataatatatacattaaaaaaagaatccagaaaattttaaaaaataaaaatgttatatatatatgtatttaaaataattatatatataatataatttataattatattttaacataatgtatatataatatatatattatatatataataaatatattatataaatatttattttatatgaaaaataacatttggcaaaaataaaatatacaatattatataaaatatatatatatatatatatatatatatataatatatatttattttattattttttttttttttatgtattattttatataaaaataaaaaaatatatttatatatatatttagataattaaaaaaaaaaaaaaacatttttttttgaaaaaaatacaagaaaatatgatatatatatataaatatacaatatatataaacaggatataataaaaaaaaatacattatttattttttataatttttattttatatttttatatgtccatatatttatatttatatatatattatatttatataaaagaaaaatgcaataattaattttttggtatttttttcttttttgttataatgtatattttttaaaagaattgTATAATACGCATATGagaaatatgaattatatattttattataatatatatgttcaagtttatatattaaaaatgtataaatattataaactatatatttaaaagagaataaggaaaaaaaaaaaaaagaaaaaaaagaaaagagaaaaaaaaaaaaaaaaaaaaaaagaaaaattttttttttttgatatttatatttatttttttattagtatTTGCCATTtgaacatattattttaatttttattatatatatatatatatatatatatatttttttttttttttttttttttttttttgagtaaAAAATGCAGCCGTATGATTATAATAGAggtttaaataataataatacagcAAATTACAATAATCAGAATAATGCAAATGCTCCTATAAATAATCCGTTTCTTCATAACAACGATataggaaataataataatatgaagacAAATGAAGGTCCATATAATGCACCAACATATTATAACCCTGGTCAGCatcaacaacaacaacaacagcAGCAACAGCAAGGCCCCCCTCTTCATCAAGGTTATCAACATTCTGGTGTATATGGTATGAATCAGGGTAATTATAAGACAAATAATATAGGTGAGAATATGTATAATCAAGATGGACATAATAATACGAGTTATATAAATCAAGGACAACCTTATCGTAATGTAACGAGTCAATTTATTCCTGTAAGTTCAAATAATACGTTAAAAGCAGGAGGAAATATGTTAGGTTATGATAATATGGGTAATATAAATCATGTACAGCCAATTATAAATGATACATATCAAGAATTTTTACAATTTAATGCATTTTCTCATTTTGTTAAAAGTTCAGTTAGCTATATGCCAGCCAACACTACTTTGAAACAAAAAGCTTATGTACCTCTTGGGTTTGTGATACAACCTTTAGCTCCTATACCAGATGGATATCCAGAATTGGCTTCTGTAAATTTTGGTAATTCAACAGTTGTGCGATGTAAAAAATGTAGAACTTATATTAATCCATTTGTTAGATTTGAGGCTGGAGGCAAAAAATGGAATTGTAATAtgtgttataatattaatgatactcctcaattttattttgtaccTTTAGATGAAAAAGGAAAGAGGAAAGATTTATTTCAAAGGCCAGAATTATGTACAGGTAGTGTCGAATTTATTGCTCCTAGTGATTATATGATAAGACCACCACAACCAtctgtatatttatttttaatagatGTAACAGTAACATCAGTAAATTCTGGTTTATTAGATGTTGTTTGTAGTACAATAAAAAGTTTATTaccaaaaaataatgattcaaccgaaaataataatcaaaatgataacaataataataataataataataatagtaagaATTTAAAATCATTTGATTCTCGTACATTAATTGGTATTATGACCTTTGATTCAAccatacatttttataatttaaattctAATTTGAAACAAACACAAATGATGGTGGTTCCTGATATAcaagatatttttattccACTTCCTGAGGATATTTTAGTAAATGTACATGAATGTCAAAACGTTATAGATGTTTTATTAGATAATTTGCCAGGAATGTggagaaataataaaattagtGATTGTTGTGCTGGAAATGCTTTAAAAGCTGCTTTTATGGTATTAAAAAAGGTTGGTgggaaattattatttttcctttcttcTGTTCCAAATATTGGTGATTTAACTGTAAGTGTAAATAGAGATAATAAGGataaaagtaaatataaaaatatttatagttCAAGCAGTTCAGGTAATAATGTTGTTGATTCAAAATTAAGAGAAGTAGAATTATTAAATCCATGTAATAATCTTTATGCTGAATTAGCACAAAATATAACACAGTATCAAATAGCTGTAGATTTATTTGCATGTCCTCTATATAATTTAGATTTAGCTTCTATATAtcctttaataaaaaattcggGTGggtcattatattattatcctcAGTTTAATGTACAtcaatataatgataaattaagacaagaattattatttgcaTTAACAACAGAAACTGCATGGGAATCGGTTATGAGAATAAGAATTAGTAGAGGTTGGAAAATTACAAATTGGTATGGAAATTATCAATTTAGAGGAGCAGACTTATTAGCTTTACCAAATTGTCATTCCGGTCAAAACTTTTCTATTATTGTAGATTTAGAAGAAAATGTAGTACAAGATTCAATTGTTTATGTCCAATCagctttattatatactaaTTCTAACGGGGAAAGAAGAATACGATTACATACATATGCTCTACCTATaacacaaaatataaaaactatAACTGATTCAATAAATCCACAAGTCGTTGTATCTTTGTTAGCTCACCAATCTATAGATATTagtaaaaaaggaaaaatagcTGATGGAAGAAATTTAATTCAAAATCTTTGTTCACAAGTATTATCATCTCAATTATTACAATCAGAATGTGCAAGATTGTTATCTCTATATATCTTAGGTATGCTCAAATCAATAGCTTTTAGAGATAGTGGTGATGTTCCACCTGATCTAAGAATATATCATTGGTATAGATTAGAAAATATACCCGTAGAATCTGTTGAGGCAAATTTCTATCCCAGAATGTTTAGTTTACATAATTTAGAAAAGCATCATGGACACCTAgacgaaaataataatatagtatTCCCCGACGCGTTGAATTTGACTTGTGAAAATATGACTCAAGATGGTTGTTACATAGTAGAGGATGGAGAAACTATAGTCATGTGGATAGGAAGGTACTTCAAGGCGAAAATGAAATCACGATATAGTAAATGTGGATggatgtaaatatatatatataaatatatatatatttatatatttatgtgttttttattttgttttatttttaggaGCATTAATCCTCAATGGATCTATGCAGTTTTTGGCGTACAGACCATAGATCAATTAAACACAGAATATGCAGAAAATCATTTaggtaaaatatttatgcacatatatatattattactgtcgaaagatataataatttttacaaaaaggcttatatatatattttacatatttctctttatattattttaataggTTCAACAGGTAATCCTTTCGGAgtacaaatattaaatataattaatgcattaagaaaaataagaaCACCATGTTATATGAAATTATTGGTAGTAAAACAAGGAGATCCCTTAGAATATAAGTAagattaaaaatgaaataaattttaagaatatacatttaataaatcaaaatggttatatatatgtatatatatatatatatatatatatatatatatatatatatatttgtaaattttttttttttttttttttttagatttTTCTCATACTTAATTGAAGACAGATCACAACATATGATGTTGTCTTTAAAAGAATTCTTGGCCAAAATTTGTAAGACAAAATGAaacaatatgaaaatatatgtatctaatatatatatatatatatatatatatatatatatacatatatatgtttttatttatttatttttttgataggTCCGAAATTTCCTCAATTTACCCCATCCATGACTACCAATCCGCTTGCAACACAACATGGTCGTTaagtttataatatattcgtgtgattaaattattaaatgtttcttattattttattttatttttttttttttttttttttttttttttttttttttgatcccttttttttaaatatttattataaaaatgtttatgtatagatatatttttattttttttttattctgcgtattgaacatatatatgtatttgtatacatgaaaaaataaatgtaaatatataattatgtacaaaaaaaaaaaaaaaaaaaaaaaaaaaaaacttgaaaattaattatatatatatatatatatatatatatatatataagtttatcttttaaaaatacgaatgacaatttttatttgattttttttttatttcttaacttgatacatataatatataaaagaaaaattcttTCTTGTtgaacatttttaaaaagtataaatatatttataactattttttgatttaattattatattatatatatttgtaaatttttttaagataaataaatttaaaataatatataagaagGGGAATTGAAAAAAGTACTGtagtttttttgttttttaaatatttttttaaatgtgttatatatatgaaaaaatatttatttattcttataaaaatttacctatttcttatatattatatataaaaaaggaatatataatatgttatacgtatataaaataaatatattaagcatatatatattaacatataaattataaactcatttataagataaataatttttttttttttttttttttttttttaaattaaacacatttattaaatgtatttcattataatatattattcaaaaaaaaaaaaatatatataacatttatatatatatatatatatatatatgcagtATTTATGATGTTTCCTTATTTCTTatcttttatcttttttcttatttacaTGACTGTTTAAAAAGTTCCTTTCGAtttgatataattttttttttttttttttttttcatcatgcgcatattaaaattagaaaaaaaaaaaaataaaaaagaaacaaaaaacaaatgTTATTATACTGGTTTTTTCGATTGAAATTCTGtacaatttttaattatgttaaaatattttttttaaaatatatcttatataatatataatttgtgaTATACtgaaatgatataaatatatataaatataaatatataattgtatatttattaaaaattaatttgaTAGAATATGTTCATGATAActtaatatgaaaaattattagtatgtcataataaatatataatatatatatatatatatatatatatatatatatattatatataatataaattaaataaactGCAATATtaatcttttaatattaaattataaaataatatgagtataaatataatacgatagtatttaaaagaaaaataaaaagaatgtttttgaaatataatattatatatatattatatatcttttaataatttatattatgtatattaaaaatagatatatgattatacgcaaatgaataataataataataataataataatagtaataataataataatagtaataataataataatggtaatagtaataataacttCTTTTCGGGTAAAGGAAATGCCTTATCAGCTTACCAAAATAAAATCTTAAATAtcaaaagtaataataataatgctcaccattttgtaaataaaaatgttccGACTTATTCTCCCCCCAATATTATTATGGCAAATAAGAAAGGCGGAAATTTTAACAACACATCAGGAAATATAATCAATAGATATAatgtagaaaataataatcatcggAATACTTATCATCCTAGTAACAATAATACTAGGAATAgtgttaattttttaaataaaaatatattatatggtaataacaacaataataataataataataataatataaatataacaaacattagtaataataataataatataaatataacaaacattagtaataataataataatataaatataacaaacattagtaataataataagcaACCCATTTCGTCTAATCAGCATCCATATCAACAAAAACAATcacatcatcataataatagtattaattataatgaatatatggatgaaaaaaatatgaatacttCTCAaagtatatttaaaaatatgacgATACAAAGAAATTCACAACAATTTAATACATCCGattttgttaataatataaatattatgaacgCACCACATATCAATGAACATAGCAATATATACAAACGTAATAGTTTAAATATTGTAAATAATGCACATATTATatctaataatatgaatatacaaAGCAACCGAAATAGTAATATATCTTTTCCACAAAATATGAATGCAAATATAGGAGGGTTAAAAAATTCAAAccataatttaaataatatagaaatgaAATACAACACATtaaacaataatatgaatagtataaataaaaatacaaatattactAATGTTGGAACATTAAATAttcaaatgaaaaataatccTATGAATGttaatataaatcaaaataattataatacggatttttatgtaaatgaaaataaagtaaattcgaaaaacaaagaaaataataataaccatataaatattgaaaaaatgaattatattaaatcaaATGTATATCTAGATAATACGTTAGTTCAAgtaaattcaaataataattataatatggataagaatatattgaataataataataatacatatataataaatgataagaAGAATTCGactgtaaataataatataactaatatggataataattTGGTTCCTGGTGTTATGTCTTCTATGAATATACcagatgatataaaaaagcgaaagaaaaaggaaagaaaaaaaaatgaaaatatatataataatagaaataaGAGTAGTATTAATACAGaagaacataataataatattatagatGTTGCAAACCAAAATAGTGAacattttttacaaaataacaAGCAATATGgtaatattacaaatatacaaaataataatttaagtcatgatatgaataattattcaATTAACAATTCTACAACATCAGATGTTATAGGTATTgtagaattatataaaaattcgtTAAGTAGTAAAGCAGTAAACAAGAAAAAGTCCAAATTGATTAAAGACGTTATAgacgataataaaaaaagaaataaaaaagaaaaaaaaaaaaccattCCAAATAATGATTccataataaatgatatgaataaaaataaaaatgttgaattattaaatgaaacacaaatatttgataataaaaattatgataaaaataatgacatacataataatatttataatagtaatgataataatttaattcataacaaaaataatgtgaataatgaccatacaaatattaaagaagcaaataataacaataatagaAAATCTGAACAttcagaaaaaaataaagacgtacataattattattatgctAATAATTATCAATGTATAAcggatgaaaaaaataataagcaatatattttatggaaTAATAGAACTATAGAAGTAACATTTGTATGGTTATTTATAACTAAAGAGTTTAATGAAAATAGAAAGAAATATACAGCTTTTTTGCCTTATCTAAAACATTTCTATCCAAATAGATTAAAGGATTTAATTGAACAGTTAGAAAAATATTCACTTTtgaaatttaattatattatgcaTAGCTCCTACAACATGCAGGAGGAATATAACAAGAATAAAGAACCCAACAACATCAatagtaatgataataataataaaaatgatgataataataataataataataaaaatgttgatggtaataataataataataataatatcaattCTAACGATAAAGAGGTTCTAATGAATGGTATGTTACTTTCAGATAAATCTACATTAAATTCGAATAAACAAATAGACAATActcttattaataatataaatagcggttttaataatattataaaaaacatgAGTATTGATGATAATACTATAAGAAGTATTATGGacaatatagaaaatattacaaagGGGAAAAAGAagggaagaaaaaaaaaacaaacattAGAAAATAATGGTGATAACATtaaagaagatataaaaagtaGTAAAAAGGACAAGAAAaaggataatattaatgataataataatgataataataatgataataataatgataataataatgataataataatgataataataatgataataataatgataataataataataataacaataataacaataataacaataataacaataataacaatcaTAACAatcataatgataataaaaataatcagGGTGAttcaaaaaatgaacaagaaaagaaaaaaaaaaccagaCAATATAGAAAGAAAAGTAAAATAACAAacgatgataataatgaaaagataaaacaagataatataaattccaACAATCCaaaaaatgatttaaaaaacaatgaaattatatgtagtgaagagaaaaatatgaaagagGATAACATTCCTGATGATACacattataaagaaaaaagaagaaatacttttaatttatttaacttAGATGAAGGTACTATAAACATGGATCTATTCAATTTGTCGTTGTTAGAAAATGATGATGccttaaataaaaaggaaaatgatATGGTATCAAAATCGAATATACCTTCCTCCTTTTCATCACCCCCCAAAGAaactaataataaaaatgacatAGACAAAGAACAAAGTGACAAACATAATAATGTTCAAGAGTTTCAGAAtttaaatatgaacaatgaaaaatcaaaagatttgtattttaataagaatgatatcgataataatgataataaagataaaataataaatgaaacaAGCTCAGGAACATTT from Plasmodium falciparum 3D7 genome assembly, chromosome: 13 encodes the following:
- a CDS encoding protein transport protein Sec24A: MQPYDYNRGLNNNNTANYNNQNNANAPINNPFLHNNDIGNNNNMKTNEGPYNAPTYYNPGQHQQQQQQQQQQGPPLHQGYQHSGVYGMNQGNYKTNNIGENMYNQDGHNNTSYINQGQPYRNVTSQFIPVSSNNTLKAGGNMLGYDNMGNINHVQPIINDTYQEFLQFNAFSHFVKSSVSYMPANTTLKQKAYVPLGFVIQPLAPIPDGYPELASVNFGNSTVVRCKKCRTYINPFVRFEAGGKKWNCNMCYNINDTPQFYFVPLDEKGKRKDLFQRPELCTGSVEFIAPSDYMIRPPQPSVYLFLIDVTVTSVNSGLLDVVCSTIKSLLPKNNDSTENNNQNDNNNNNNNNNSKNLKSFDSRTLIGIMTFDSTIHFYNLNSNLKQTQMMVVPDIQDIFIPLPEDILVNVHECQNVIDVLLDNLPGMWRNNKISDCCAGNALKAAFMVLKKVGGKLLFFLSSVPNIGDLTVSVNRDNKDKSKYKNIYSSSSSGNNVVDSKLREVELLNPCNNLYAELAQNITQYQIAVDLFACPLYNLDLASIYPLIKNSGGSLYYYPQFNVHQYNDKLRQELLFALTTETAWESVMRIRISRGWKITNWYGNYQFRGADLLALPNCHSGQNFSIIVDLEENVVQDSIVYVQSALLYTNSNGERRIRLHTYALPITQNIKTITDSINPQVVVSLLAHQSIDISKKGKIADGRNLIQNLCSQVLSSQLLQSECARLLSLYILGMLKSIAFRDSGDVPPDLRIYHWYRLENIPVESVEANFYPRMFSLHNLEKHHGHLDENNNIVFPDALNLTCENMTQDGCYIVEDGETIVMWIGRSINPQWIYAVFGVQTIDQLNTEYAENHLGSTGNPFGVQILNIINALRKIRTPCYMKLLVVKQGDPLEYKFFSYLIEDRSQHMMLSLKEFLAKICPKFPQFTPSMTTNPLATQHGR